The DNA sequence AACAAATCCATCGAAGCGCCCAGCCGTTCTGGGGTGACATCAGACGATTCCAGAGAGAAACCACCGGGGACACCCACAAACTGAGTATGGCGGTCCTCTTAACCTGGAGTGGCTATGCTCTTCATCCCACCATCCACAGAAGCACCAGCCTGGTCCGCTGGCGGGAAAAGCAGGCCAAGGCCCGACCCTTCGTCCTGTCCCCCGAACGTCGAAAACTCATCCTCGAAACAATCCAGACCCACTGCAGCGCAAGAAACTGGTCCCTCCTGGCCGTACACATCCGATCCACCCATCTCCACGTGATTCTGGAGGCACCTGGGGACCCGTCTCGAGCGCTCGGTGAACTGAAGGCCGCTTGCACAAAAGCCCTCCGGTCTGCTGGACTCGCCGGTCCGGAAGACTGGATCTGGGCCGACTACCGAAACATCCGGAGCCTCCGCACTCCGGAAGCGATCCGCGCTGCCCTGGAGTACGTGTTGAGAGGCCAAGGTCCCAACATGGATGCCGCGTCGTGTCGGAATCGAGACGAACCAGCCGGCGCGCACGAGCTTGTCGGTGGCCCGCCACTCTGATCCGCCGCCTCCAGCGGTCGCCTTCCATGTCCGCCCTCCGTGAGGAGCCCGTTGCCCCCTAGCGTCGGGCTCCGCCCGCTCTCGCTGTCTCGGGAGCCCCGCCCATCGCGCACGGCTCGGACGTTTCCGGCCGATCCAGCCATAAAATGTACCTTTTATGCAAGGAAAAGGACGCGTGAGCCCTGGAGTTGATAGGTCACGCATCTAGAATTATTTCTCCTTTCTTTTCACGATTGTACGGAACAGTAAAGAAGTGGGCCGCACAAACAGCCATTGTCGAGGCGCATTCCACGTGATAACGTTTCCTCCATGGAATCGTCTTCCCTTCGTCGCTGGCTATTTACCACAATTGTCGCCTCTTTTCTGATGGGGACTCCCCCAATCCGCGCCCAAAGGCGCATCAATGGCCGGGTAGTCGTGGCGATTGTTCCGCTGATTGGGGCGGGTACGGCTGACGACCCACGCCGGCCGAAGTTTGTCCCAGGGCCGAAGGAGAAGGACAAGGGCGATGCTCTGAATTTTCGGTTCACGTTGAGTGACGACGGCCAATGGGCCATTGTCGCGTTCAGTACCAGTCACCCGACTGCGGAGAATCTCAAACTGCTGGACGACATTGAGGGCGACAAGGAGTCTGGTGGCTTCGCTGCGGACGCGGCCAAGGCCCGCAAGTCCGACCTGGAGTCGGAGATCCGGAAGAAGAAGAAAGACTTTGACTTTGACGAATTGATGGGGTTGGCCGAACCGAAGGAGAAAAAGTAATGCGCTGGATTGCGGTGCTCCTGTTGGCTACGTTGCCGGCTCTCGGACAGTACGTGTACTACTCGACCACGTTCGACTGGCCGACTGACATGTACAACCATCCAATCATTCCTTCAGCGTGGGCGACCAGCGATGAATACGCTTTTAGTACCTCATCTGGCTACCTGACAAATCACGACATCTATTCGTCGGGCTATCTGAAATATACGGGCAACTACTCATCCCCCACCGGCGAAGTCAAGACGGCACTTCGGCTTCAGGCCACCGGCGGCACGATCTCACACTATCTCAATATGCGGGATGGGGCGTGGGTGCCTAATCCCTCGGGAGCGGGTTCGTCCTACCAGGTGGGCCCGACATGGCTGCGGGTTGACTTGCGGAACATCGCGGTAAGCGGGAGTTCCTGCTCCGCCACTCTAGCGGTTTCGCAAGCCATCGGGGGGACGCTTACGGCCCTGGCGAGCAAGGCGGTGGGCTGCCACGATGGACTCCAGATGCGGTCTGTCGTGGCGAATGGGAAGCTGCTTGTCTACTTTGACAACACTCTCATCTTCGGCCCGTATACCGCACCGGGGAACATCTTTGTCAGCTTCTACGATAGCGCCCCTTCCGGCATTGGGATAGCCAACTTACCAACCGTGAACGGAATCACCCAGTTGAGCTTGGGCAATCTGGACTTTATGGGCCCCAACGCGGTGAGCTCATCGTCGGTGGTCGTAAGCTCCCAGCCGACTTCGATTGGATTGTCGTGGGCGGGTGCCACGGACAATGGCAACTATGGCATGTATCCCACTGGTGTGGCACGCTACGTAATCAGACGAGACGGCACGGCCCTTGCCGAGACCACCGGTACGTCGTTCACCGATACCACGGTGACCCCAACCGCGACCTACACCTACTCCATCTCCGCCGTCGACTACCACAACAACTGGAGTGCGCCGACAGACAAAACCGTCACCGTACCCACGAACAGCGGCCCCGAATGGATGCGCAAGGGCCTGCGTCCGACCAACTCCTATTGGGGCGGCGAAGGCGAGAACATCAATCTATTCAGTGGGAACCTGAATTTCTCCTTGCCCTTGATCACGGCCGTCGGCCGCAATGGGTGGAAACTCCCGCTGGGACTCAGCTACAACTCCCAGAACTGGAAGCAGGACCAATCGGGAACGTACAATTCTGGCCAGGACATCGGCTATGGCTACGGCTGGATCATGACGCCTGGCAAGATCAGGCCGAGCTACAGCGACTCCGTCACCATCCACCACTACACCTACACCGATCCGAGCGGGGCCGAGTACCGGCTGGACGTGAACGAGAGCGGAAAGTGGCGGACCAAGGAAGGGCCTCTGGTGCGTTTCGAGGCCTCGACGCAGAAACTCTGGTTCCCGGATGGGAGCTACTGGTGTTTCTATGGACTGTCGGGCGGCAACGAGGCTGACGCAGGCACGATGTACCCCACCCACCTCTACGATCGCAACGGCAACCTGACCCTGATCCAGTATATGCAGGGCAGCCAGGCCGCGGCGGGCTCGACTAGCGGCCGGATCTCCACCATCTCGGATGTCCGGGCTTCGCAGGACCTGGGCGCTGTGTTCCAGTTCGAATACAACACCGACGCAACGCCGCACCTGATCCGAATCACGAATCTCATTGCTCCATCCCAGAAGTTTGAGTTCACCTATTCGACGGGGCAGACGCTGACCGCGCCATTCTCGCCCTTTGGTGCGTATGGCACGACCACCCTGCTGACCACGGTAACCCACGTAGGGCTAGGGCTATCGCACGCATTCACCTATGGGACGAATAACTCGGGCGAACTGGAGACCGTGACCCTGCCCCGGGGCGGAAAGTTCCGCTGGAGCTACACGGACATTCTCTACGGCAACCAGCAGCGATTCCGCGAGGTGAGCAACCGCTGGCTGACGATGTCCAGCGGCGCAGCCGAGTACTCGTACACGATTGCCGCGCCGGGCTCGGTGCCGATGGCGGGCCACCTCTCGCGGACGATCGTGGATCCTGGCAACAGCGGCGCCAACGACCACGTTTGGTACTTCAACAACGACAGCACCTCCGCCTACTTCGGCTTCACCACGAAGGAAGAAGAGCGCGTGTTGACCCCCACGCAGCGGGCGCTCGTGCGTTGGGAGACCACCTGGACGGTGAATTCCAACCAGAATCCGTATGCCCGCGCGATTGTGACGAAGCTCGACCCGGACACGGCGAACGAGAAGGTGTCAAAGGTGGAGTTCACGCGCGACGCGTATTTGAACGCCACGGAAGAACGGCAGTACGAGTATGGGAACCTGACCACGCCCGCGCGGCGAGCGTGGAAGGTCATGGACACTACCATGGCGAGCCAGGGCATGTACGACCGGGTGCAGAGTACCGGCGTGACGGCTGGGGCGCAGACGGTCACGACGGCGCAGTTCGCGTACGATGGGGCGGCGAGCTCCAATTGTGGCAGCTCCAGCGTGGCGCTGGCAGATGCCCCGAATATCACCTTCCACGATTCGGCGTTCGGGACGAACAGGACGGATCGTGGCTTGCCGACGTGGGTTTCCCAGTTGGGCAAGCCGGCCGTGTGCGTAAGCTACGACATTGCGGGCAACGTGACGCGATCGAGGGAACAAGCGACATCGAAGGAGGTGTCGTTCACTCTGACGGAGGCAACGAAATACGCCTTGCCTGCGATGACCACTCCGAATAACAACTCCAACCTGGCGACTTCCTATCAATGGAATCAGATGTTAGGGATGACGCAGGCAACCGGGGCCAACGGGGCGACTTCGACGTTTACCTATGACGCGATCCAGCGGCCGGCGACGACGACGAATGCCCACGGAGGCATCACCACCTACTACTACTCGCCGACTTGGAGTTACGCGGAGAATGCCTCTGGACGCTACGGGACGGCGGTTGAC is a window from the uncultured Paludibaculum sp. genome containing:
- a CDS encoding RHS repeat-associated core domain-containing protein → MRWIAVLLLATLPALGQYVYYSTTFDWPTDMYNHPIIPSAWATSDEYAFSTSSGYLTNHDIYSSGYLKYTGNYSSPTGEVKTALRLQATGGTISHYLNMRDGAWVPNPSGAGSSYQVGPTWLRVDLRNIAVSGSSCSATLAVSQAIGGTLTALASKAVGCHDGLQMRSVVANGKLLVYFDNTLIFGPYTAPGNIFVSFYDSAPSGIGIANLPTVNGITQLSLGNLDFMGPNAVSSSSVVVSSQPTSIGLSWAGATDNGNYGMYPTGVARYVIRRDGTALAETTGTSFTDTTVTPTATYTYSISAVDYHNNWSAPTDKTVTVPTNSGPEWMRKGLRPTNSYWGGEGENINLFSGNLNFSLPLITAVGRNGWKLPLGLSYNSQNWKQDQSGTYNSGQDIGYGYGWIMTPGKIRPSYSDSVTIHHYTYTDPSGAEYRLDVNESGKWRTKEGPLVRFEASTQKLWFPDGSYWCFYGLSGGNEADAGTMYPTHLYDRNGNLTLIQYMQGSQAAAGSTSGRISTISDVRASQDLGAVFQFEYNTDATPHLIRITNLIAPSQKFEFTYSTGQTLTAPFSPFGAYGTTTLLTTVTHVGLGLSHAFTYGTNNSGELETVTLPRGGKFRWSYTDILYGNQQRFREVSNRWLTMSSGAAEYSYTIAAPGSVPMAGHLSRTIVDPGNSGANDHVWYFNNDSTSAYFGFTTKEEERVLTPTQRALVRWETTWTVNSNQNPYARAIVTKLDPDTANEKVSKVEFTRDAYLNATEERQYEYGNLTTPARRAWKVMDTTMASQGMYDRVQSTGVTAGAQTVTTAQFAYDGAASSNCGSSSVALADAPNITFHDSAFGTNRTDRGLPTWVSQLGKPAVCVSYDIAGNVTRSREQATSKEVSFTLTEATKYALPAMTTPNNNSNLATSYQWNQMLGMTQATGANGATSTFTYDAIQRPATTTNAHGGITTYYYSPTWSYAENASGRYGTAVDGFGRTTQTRVGDSLGWKSYTNTYYEPCACSPIGKMKGVSMPFAEGATAKYTVYTYDGRGRTVTVTLPDGAGQTTYLYEGNTVKVTSPVRDASRPIWKKYTMDAFGNLVQVNEPNPDGGADLVTTYTYNLFNQLLTVTMPRGATTQTRTFTYNSLFQLTSVVQPETGTTAYTYGLDGQVATKTDAKGVVTAYGRDGYGRLVGVYVKPVGWTGYDYTQSPTYGYDLGVNAQGRLSTVTLGSVMETYEYSVGGLVTKKKVTFPNNDTPLEANYTYDTEGRLASTKYPDVYGADGTVAETGRTLSYFYDSLGLASLRDSTYPIAPGYRVGAWRNAAAQITQMVVYKPDGTSDTETFTYNSLGQLTQASGRGSNIEYRYSATANDGRITSRKDNVSGEEVSYQYDQLGRLIAASTTGPEWGLGWVYDGFGNRLQQNVTKGTGPSAVFNVDPMTNRMTGAGINYDANGNMTGFGTGSGTATYDLFNRMVNVTTGNGTEWYGYSAANQRIQVSRANGTFETFFYGLGGELLGVYQRGTKANGHYYFSSASIRVWFAGRLIDGGGNSMVTDRLGSVVKNGTEALSYYPYGEQRTGNANADREKFATYSRDAVSGLDYAWNRYYSAAWGRFTSADPYGGSVRATDPQSWNRYSYTDSDPINRNDSSGLCWWCRFMAPDEFGIRAWLESYSEGGGGNFKLWVPLTDPSKLGEISESPDEEAVLFTSVSGKGGAKKALDEKLAEVYETNCWKKLFGEQALSAIQSKAGSITYYDGRSDKGMMDKLGGGPHMTFADYHAARPSAAATTLLNRNNTASANVVLWADFFGAVNTGNPTPYWEQQNLLWHEAVHALTGLTDDQLVSKFGISTKGYLTTSAAFNDWLTKKDCGGKP